The following coding sequences lie in one Cannabis sativa cultivar Pink pepper isolate KNU-18-1 chromosome 5, ASM2916894v1, whole genome shotgun sequence genomic window:
- the LOC115716619 gene encoding LOW QUALITY PROTEIN: autophagy-related protein 3 (The sequence of the model RefSeq protein was modified relative to this genomic sequence to represent the inferred CDS: inserted 1 base in 1 codon; deleted 1 base in 1 codon), with translation MVLSQKLHEAFKGTVERITGPRTVSAFKEKGVLSVSEFITAGDNLVSKCPTWSWESGEPSKRKPYLPTEKQYLITRNVPCLRRAASVEEEYEAAGGEVLLDDEDNDGWLATHGKPKEGKSEEDENLPSMENLEISKNKAVKLTPXYFGGDDDEDIPDMADYEDHDNVIESDPATLQPTYLVAHEPDDDNILRTRTYDVSITYDKYYQTPRVWLTGYDESRMLLQPELVLEDVSQDHAHKTVTIEDHPHLPGKHASVHPCRHGAVMKKIIDVLMSRGVEPEVDKYLFLFLKFVASVIPTIEYDYTMDFDLGSSSN, from the exons ATGGTTCTGTCGCAGAAGCTCCACGAAGCCTTCAAAGGAACCGTGGAGAGAATCACAGGCCCTCGAACAGTCTCCGCTTTCAAAGAGAAGGGTGTTCTCAGTGTCAGTGAGTTTATCACTGCCGGTGATAACCTTGTTTCCAAATGTCCTACCTGGTCATG GGAATCGGGTGAGCCAAGCAAGAGGAAGCCATATTTACCAACTGAAAAGCAATACCTTATAACTAGAAATG TCCCTTGTTTGCGAAGAGCAGCATCTGTTGAAGAAGAGTATGAAGCTGCAGGAGGGGAAGTACTTCTTGATGATGAAGATAATGATGGCTGGTTGGCAACCCATGGGAAGCCAAAGG AGGGTAAAAGTGAGGAGGATGAAAACTTGCCCTCCATGGAAAATTTAGAGATCAGCAAGAACAAAGCTGTAAAGTTGACTC TGTATTTTGGCGGGGATGACGATGAAGATATTCCTGACATGGCTGATTATGAAGATCATGATAACGTTATTGAA AGTGATCCT gCAACCTTGCAGCCTACATATCTTGTTGCTCATGAACCTGATGACGATAATATTTTACGCACCCGAACCTATGATGTCAGCATCAC GTATGATAAATATTATCAAACTCCTCGAGTGTGGCTTACTGGTTATGATGAG TCAAGGATGCTTTTACAACCAGAGCTTGTACTTGAAGATGTCAGTCAAGATCATGCCCATAAAACT GTCACCATTGAGGACCATCCTCATTTGCCTGGGAAGCATGCCTCTGTTCATCCTTGTCGACATGGAGCAgtgatgaaaaaaatcattgatgtGCTCATGTCACGTGGTGTTGAACCTGAAGTTGACAA GTACCTTTTCTTATTCTTGAAATTTGTTGCATCTGTGATTCCAACTATTGAGTATGACTACACCATGGACTTTGATCTTGGCAGCTCCAGCAACTGA